The Klebsiella quasivariicola region CTTGGATGCCATGTACGGCGACATGCCGAACCACTGGAGCAACGAGCTGAGCGGGCTGGCGCGCCTGCGCTTTATCTCTAACGCCTTTACCCGCATGCGCTACTGCTTCCCGAACGGCCAGCTGGATATGTATTCGAAAGAAGCGCCCGAGGACGCCCCGGCGCCGCTGAAGCCGTGGTTTGCCATTCCGGGCCCGGTGAGCAGTGCGTACAGTATTGCCTTTGGGCATTGGGCTTCGCTGGAGGGACGCGGCACGCCGGAGGGGATTTACGCCCTGGATACCGGCTGCTGCTGGGGCGGGGAACTCACCTGCCTGCGCTGGGAAGATAAGCAGTACTTCACCCAGCCGTCGAACCGCCAGAAAAGCCTCGACGAAGGGGAAGCCGTCGCGTCCTGAGTCTTCCCGGATGGTGGCGTGTTGCGCCTTATCCGGGCAACCTGCGGCGCCGTTTTGTCGGGTGGCGGCTAACGCCTTACCCGACCTTGTATTATTCCTTTCGTGCAGAGAGAACCGGCCAGTTCTTTCTGCCATGCAGTCCGGATGCCGCACCCGACCTTAGATCCTCAAATCTGTGTCGTAGATAATTCGCACCGGACTGCGCTCCTCCACAAGTGATAAACCGAACAGTATCATGGACCGGAACACCCGGTACCCCGCATTTGCAAGGATGGTTACACCATGGAAAACAAACTCCACTTTATCGGCATTGATGTTGCCAAAGCTAAACTCGATGTCGATATGCTGCGCCCTGATGGCCGTCACCGCAGCAAGAAATTTGCCAACACCCCAAAAGGCCATAACGAGCTCGTCAGCTGGTTGTGCGGTCATCAGGTCAGCAATGCCCACGTCTGCATGGAAGCGACCGGGACGTATATGGAAGATGTCGCCGCTCATCTCTCTGACGCGGGGTATCTGGTCTCCATTATCAATCCGTTGCTCAGCAAAGCGTTCGTCCAGAGCCAGGGAATACGCAGCAAAACCGATACGGTGGATGCCCGCCAGCTGGCGTATTTTTGCCGGGAGAAACGCCCGGTGATATGGGAAGCCCCCCATCCGGTTGAGCGGGCCCTGCGGGCGCTGGTGCTGCGGCATCAGGCACTGACGGAAATGCATGTTCAGGAGCAGAACCGGCGGGAAAGTGCCCGTGAAGTTCAGTTGCCGAGTATCGACATGCACCTGCTGTGGCTGGAGACGGAACTGAAGCGTATCGAAAAGCAGATAAAAGACCTGACGGATGATGATCCGGATATGAAGCACCGTCGCAAACTGCTGGACAGTATCCCGGGGATCGGAGCGAAAACATCGGCGGTGTTGCTGGCTTACGTGGGGCTGAAAAACAGATTCCTGGAAGCGAGGCAGTTCGCGGCGTTCGCGGGTCTGACACCAAAGCAGCATGAATCAGGCAGCAGCATCCGGCGGGTGAGTCGGATGAGTAAAATGGGTCATATGTCGCTGCGCCGTGCGCTGTACATGCCGGCAATGGTGACGCTGTACAAGACAGAATGGGGTCGG contains the following coding sequences:
- a CDS encoding IS110 family transposase, producing MENKLHFIGIDVAKAKLDVDMLRPDGRHRSKKFANTPKGHNELVSWLCGHQVSNAHVCMEATGTYMEDVAAHLSDAGYLVSIINPLLSKAFVQSQGIRSKTDTVDARQLAYFCREKRPVIWEAPHPVERALRALVLRHQALTEMHVQEQNRRESAREVQLPSIDMHLLWLETELKRIEKQIKDLTDDDPDMKHRRKLLDSIPGIGAKTSAVLLAYVGLKNRFLEARQFAAFAGLTPKQHESGSSIRRVSRMSKMGHMSLRRALYMPAMVTLYKTEWGRIFRERLEKSGKNAKLIIGAMMRKLAQVAYGVLKSGRPFDATQHTENACMA